From the genome of Paraburkholderia largidicola:
TGTTCGTCGATTTCGTCTTCGAACTTCGCCGTTCTCTGCCCCTGAAGCTGCCACAGCACGTGAGGCATGCTCACGTTTTCGTACACCATATTGTTCCAGCCGGTCGGCCGTGTGTCATCGCGGTAGAAACTGCGCAAATACGTATACAGCCAGTCGCGGTTTCTTGCCCGCGCTTCCACCGACAGATCCGGCGGCGTCGCGCCGAACCACGCTTTCGCGTCGTCGGGGCGCATTGCCACCGTCATCGTGTTGCCGACTTTATCTGTCGTGAACAGCAGGTTTTTTTCAATTTCCTTCTGCGAAATGCCGATATCTTGCAATCGGCTGTACCGCATCAGGTTCGCACTATGGCAATTCAGGCAGTAGTTTACAAACAATCGGGCGCCATGCTGCAACGAGGCAATATTGTCCGCGTTGTCGGGCGCACGGTCGAGCGGGAATTCGCCTTCCGCGCGAACGGACGTCGCGGATAGCGCCAGCACGGTTGCACCGAGCAGCGCGAGCGTCGAAAGCAGTTTTCTCATTTTCGTTTTCTCCTGGCTCGCGGTTAGTGGGGTTTGAACCGCACTCGTTCGGGGGGCTGCTTGAACTTGCCAAGCGGCGTCCAGAACGGCATGCCGAGGAAAAACGCGAAATAGATCAGCGCGCAGATCTGCGCAATCAGCGTCGCGGCTGGAGACGGCGGCTTGGTTCCGAGGAACGCCAGCGTCAGGAAGGCCAGCACGAAGATCCCGTAAAACACCTTGTGGAAGAACGGCCGGTAGCGGATCGACTTGACGGGCGACCGGTCGAGCCACGGCAGGAAGAACAGCGACACCACCGCGCTGCCCATCACCACCACGCCCCAGAACTTGGACTCCGTGAACGCCATCGCGAGGATCACCAGAATGGCGAGCACGGGCAGGCCGAGCTTCCACTTGCCGCGCGCGCGGATCAGCGCGAACAGCCCGAGCAGACCGATCACGATCATCAGCACGATCTTGAACGGGTCCGTCGTGGCACGCAGCATCGCGTAGAACGCCGTGAAGTACCAGACCGGCGCGATTTCAGGCGGCGTCTGCAGCGGGTTGGCCGGGACGAAATTGTTCGACTCGAGGAAGTAGCCGCCCATTTCCGGCGCGAAAAAGATGATCGCGGCGAAAATCATCAGGAAGACGCACACGCCCATGAAGTCGTGCACCGAGTAGTACGGGTGGAACGGAATGCCATCCAGGGGGATGCCGTTCGCGTCTTTCTTCGCCTTGATCTCGATGCCGTCCGGGTTGTTCGACCCCACCTCGTGCAGCGCGACGATGTGCGCGACCACCAGCCCGAGCAGCACCAGCGGAATCGCGATCACGTGAAACGCGAAAAAGCGGTTCAGCGTGACGTCGGACACGACGTAGTCGCCGCGGATCCACAGCGACAGGTCCGGACCGATGAACGGAATCGCCGAGAACAGGTTCACGATCACCTGCGCGCCCCAGTACGACATCTGGCCCCACGGCAGCAGGTAGCCGAAGAACGCCTCGGCCATCAGGCACAGGAAAATCGCGCAGCCGAAGATCCACACCAGTTCGCGCGGCTTGCGATACGACCCGTACAGCAGCCCCCGGAACATATGCAGATACACGACGACGAAGAACATCGACGCGCCCGTGGAGTGCATATAGCGGATCAGCCAGCCCCACGGCACCTCGCGCATGATGTATTCGACCGATGCGAACGCGAGCAGCGAATCGGGCTTGTAGTTCATCGTCAGGAAGATGCCCGTGACGATCTGATTGACCAGCACCAGCAGCGCCAGCGAGCCGAAGAAGTACCAGAAGTTGAAGTTCTTCGGCGCGTAGTACTCGGAGACGTGCGCTTTCCAGGTCGCCGTCATCGGAAAGCGGCGATCGATCCAGCCCGTGAGTCCCGTTGTTTCTACTTCCTTTTCGGTTGTCGCCATTACGCTTCTCCTTTCTCGTCCTTGCCGATCACGAGCGTGGTGCCGGTGATCATGTAAGGCGGGATGTCGAGGTTTTGCGGCGCAGGTTTGTTCTTGAAGACGCGGCCCGCCAGGTCGTAGGTCGAGCCGTGGCAGGGGCAGAGAAAGCCGCCCGGCCAGTCGTCAGGGAGATTGGGCTGCGCGCCCTCCTGGAAGCGCGGAGTCGGCGTGCAGCCCAGATGGGTGCACACCGCGACGGCAACGAAAAGGTTCTTGTGATCGGCGCGCGAGCG
Proteins encoded in this window:
- a CDS encoding cytochrome c1, with amino-acid sequence MRKLLSTLALLGATVLALSATSVRAEGEFPLDRAPDNADNIASLQHGARLFVNYCLNCHSANLMRYSRLQDIGISQKEIEKNLLFTTDKVGNTMTVAMRPDDAKAWFGATPPDLSVEARARNRDWLYTYLRSFYRDDTRPTGWNNMVYENVSMPHVLWQLQGQRTAKFEDEIDEHTKEKVKKFVGYQQVTPGTVSPVDYDSDVADLVSYLSWMSEPTQKTRRQLGVWVLLFLGVLSFFAWRLNAAYWKDIK
- a CDS encoding cytochrome b; amino-acid sequence: MATTEKEVETTGLTGWIDRRFPMTATWKAHVSEYYAPKNFNFWYFFGSLALLVLVNQIVTGIFLTMNYKPDSLLAFASVEYIMREVPWGWLIRYMHSTGASMFFVVVYLHMFRGLLYGSYRKPRELVWIFGCAIFLCLMAEAFFGYLLPWGQMSYWGAQVIVNLFSAIPFIGPDLSLWIRGDYVVSDVTLNRFFAFHVIAIPLVLLGLVVAHIVALHEVGSNNPDGIEIKAKKDANGIPLDGIPFHPYYSVHDFMGVCVFLMIFAAIIFFAPEMGGYFLESNNFVPANPLQTPPEIAPVWYFTAFYAMLRATTDPFKIVLMIVIGLLGLFALIRARGKWKLGLPVLAILVILAMAFTESKFWGVVVMGSAVVSLFFLPWLDRSPVKSIRYRPFFHKVFYGIFVLAFLTLAFLGTKPPSPAATLIAQICALIYFAFFLGMPFWTPLGKFKQPPERVRFKPH